In a genomic window of Maledivibacter sp.:
- the spoVG gene encoding septation regulator SpoVG, which produces MNITDVRIRKMNDEGKMKAIVSVTFDDSFVVHDIKIIEGQNGLFIAMPSRKVAEGDYRDIAHPINSSTRASLQEIILAEYEKALVSVG; this is translated from the coding sequence ATGAATATTACAGATGTAAGAATTCGAAAGATGAATGACGAGGGGAAAATGAAGGCCATAGTATCCGTAACTTTTGATGATTCTTTCGTTGTCCATGATATAAAAATAATCGAAGGACAAAATGGCTTATTTATCGCAATGCCAAGTAGAAAGGTCGCAGAAGGAGATTACAGAGACATAGCTCATCCGATTAACTCTAGTACTAGGGCAAGTTTGCAAGAAATTATTCTTGCAGAGTACGAAAAGGCATTAGTTAGTGTAGGATAG